GCCGTAGGCGGTGGCGTTGCGCATGCTCGTGCACACGAAGTCGTCGGTGGCCAGCTCGAACAGCTCGGCCTCGACGCGCACCTTGCTCTCGGCGTACGGGGTGACCGGTGCGAACTCAGCGGTCTCGTCCAGCGCCCCGGCCCCACCGGACTTGCCGTAGATGGAGCACGAGGAGGAGTAGACGTAGCGTCCCACCCCGGCCGCACGGGCGCACTCGGCCAGGTGGATCGACGCGTGGTGGTTGATGTCGTAGGTGGTCTGGGGCTCGAGGCTGCCGACCGGGTCGTTGGACAGGGCGGCCAGGTGCACGACGGCGTCGAAGCCCTCGAGGTCGCCCGGCTCGACGTCCCGCAGGTCCTTGCGGAGCTCCGGCAGCGGCGGCAGGGGATCGCCCATGACGGACTCGGCGAAGTAGCCGGTGTCCAGCCCGGTCACGTCGTGACCCGCCTCGACGAAGAAGGGGGCCATGACGGCCCCGATGTATCCCAGATGGCCCGTGAGCAGAATGCGCATGCGCGCAGCGTAGTGGCTCCGACCCTCTCGCTTGCCACCCGGGCGCCATGTGCCCACGTCCGGGGCGAGAGGTCAGGGATGCAGGCCCAGCGCCCGTCCGAGGCGGTCCGGTTCGCCGCCCGCCCTGGCGACGTCGATCTCGTAGGCCGACCCGTCGGAGAACCACAGCGTGCCCTTGTGGGCGAGCTTCGCCTTCTCCATCTGCACGGCGTGCACGACCTCGCGCGGCACCCAGCCGAGGAGTTCCTTCGGGCGACCCATCATCTCGCCGAAGGCATGGACGACCAGGCGGCGGTCCGTGACGGACAGGAAGACCTTGCGCTTGGGGAACTGGTCGGCCCAGGTGCCCTCCGGAGCCTCGGGGGCAATATCTCGTCGCTTCTTGTCCATCGCCGCGGCGACCCCGAGCCCGACCACGCCGCCGACCCCGCCGGCGACGGCCTGGCGGGCCATGGCCCCCCGGGGGGTGACGATCGCGGTCTCCAGGACCTGCTCGCCGGGCTCGAGCGTCTCCGCAGCGTGCTTGAGGATCTTCTTCGCCAGATCAGCCATACGGGGGATGATGCGCGAACGGGCGGCCGAATGGGCCGCCCGTCACACATTGGCAATCGTGGCTACTCGGCCTTGTCGTCGCCCAGCTTGCCGATGAAGTCCTTGGCAGCCTTCGCCGCACCCTCGACCTTGTCGTCGACGTTGTCGGGCGTCTTGTCGGTGATCATGTCCTTGGCCTTGTCGATGGCCCCGGTGATCTTGTCCCCGTGCTCCTCCGCCAGGTCCTCGGCCTTGTCCTTGGCGTCGTCCAGCATGTCCTTGGCCTTGTCGGCGAAACCCATGGTCCTCATCCTTTTCATTTCTCGGTGACTGACTGTGCGGCAGGAGCCTAGCGACCTCTCGGGGCTAGTCTCCATCCGCGACCTGTCCGTCACCCCACAACGAAGCGAGCAATCAGCGATGACCTCGACCGGAGCGCTCCACCTCGGTACCGCCGCAGACACCGACGAACGGGTGGAGGTGGACGCCGAGGACCTGACCACCCACGGGGTGATCGTGGGCATGACCGGGTCGGGCAAGACGGGCCTGGGCATCGTGGCGCTGGAGGAGGCCCTCCTGTCGGGGATCCCCACCCTGGTGCTGGACCCCAAGGGGGACATGGCCAACCTGTGCCTGACCTTCCCGCAGTTCAGGGGCGAGGACTTCCGCCCGTGGGTCGACGAGGCGGAAGCCCAGCGGGAGGGGCACACGCCCGAGGAACACGCGGCCGCCAAGGCGGAGCTGTGGAAGGGCGGCACGGCCCGCAGCGGCATCACGCCCGAGCGGATGCAGGCGCTGGCCGACGTCGACGTGACCGTCTACACGCCGGGTGCGACCACCGGGGTGGGGCTGGACCTGGTCGGTCGCATGGACGTGCCCGCCGACGCCGACCCGCAAGCGGTCAACG
The nucleotide sequence above comes from Euzebya pacifica. Encoded proteins:
- a CDS encoding NAD-dependent epimerase/dehydratase family protein, with product MRILLTGHLGYIGAVMAPFFVEAGHDVTGLDTGYFAESVMGDPLPPLPELRKDLRDVEPGDLEGFDAVVHLAALSNDPVGSLEPQTTYDINHHASIHLAECARAAGVGRYVYSSSCSIYGKSGGAGALDETAEFAPVTPYAESKVRVEAELFELATDDFVCTSMRNATAYGWSPMLRTDIVLNDLVGWAYLTKEIKVLSDGTPWRPIVHIEDISRAFLAAVEAPAAQVQREAFNVGRDDENYQVSEIAGFVKEVVPEATLSITGEAGNDPRSYQVDFSKIGRHLPAYQPAWTALKGAEQLYEAYQRLDLTMDTFQRLYKRLPILKQHREQGLLDDMLRWT
- a CDS encoding antitoxin — protein: MGFADKAKDMLDDAKDKAEDLAEEHGDKITGAIDKAKDMITDKTPDNVDDKVEGAAKAAKDFIGKLGDDKAE